In Acidobacteriota bacterium, the DNA window AATTTCTTCCCCGGCGGCATCACGCCGCAATTGGATGGCCTGCTCAAGCTGGCGTTCAAAAAACCGGTTGCCGAGTTGGATCAGCAGTATTTCAACGATGCCGTCCGCGACGCCCGCGTGCGCGAAGGCAAATTCCCGGTCATCATTTTTTCGCACGGCAATCGCGGCATGCGCATGCAAAACACCTTCTGGTGCGATTACCTGGCTTCGCACGGTTACGTCGTCGTTTCCGCCGACCACACCGGCAACGCCATCGTTACGCTGCTCAACGGCAAGCCGATCCTGTATCAGAACAATGGCCGCGAACAGTCGTGGATTGATCGCCCGCTTGATATGAGCTTCTTGCTCGATCAAATCACGCTTTGGCAGAACGGCGCGGACAGCCGCTTTGCAGGCAAGCTTGACTTGAGCAAACCGGTCGCCGCCGGGATGTCCTTCGGTTCGATGACCGCCATTCGCGTGGCCGATGTGGACGCGCGATTCAAAGCCGTGCTCGCCATGTCCGGCGCGCCCGAAGATCACGCCAACCTGACCGTGCCTTCGCTCTACATGCTCGGCAGCGAAGACACCACGATCAAAGAGGAAGGCAATAAACGCGTGCGCGAAAACTACGCCAAACACACCGGCCCGGCGTTTTTGTTGGAGCTGAAAGACGGCGGCCATTATTCCTTCACCGATGTCTTCAAGCTGGACAAGAACTTCGGCGACGGCATCGGCAAGGGCAAGCGGCGCGCGACGGGCGAAGAGTTTGAATTCACTTCGATGGAAACGACCTATGCCGTGATCAACGCCTATAGCATCGCGTTCCTGGGTTACTACGTGCGCGGCGAACAGGAGTATTTGCCGTTTCTGCAACAGAACCACTGGCCGCGCGAATTGATCTGGAAAGCGAGCGGCGTGAGCGCGGGGCAAACGACGCACGCGAATTGACGACGCGCGTCGCCGATAAGGTACGAGGCGCGTCAAGCTTCATTTGATTCGTAAAGCCCTGAAAGGGCGAAATTCAATCGCCAGGGGCACAGCGAAGCGACGCCCCTGGTACTTGTGCCAAGATGATTCACAAGCCCTGAAAGGGCGAAATTGCGAGTGATTATTGCGCCCCTTCAGGGCTTGTCTGATTTGACGCCGCGACCCAGGGCAACGCCCTGGGCTACTGAATGTCGCCCTTTCAGGGCTTTGAGTATCTGTGAGGTAACACGATGTCCAGAAAAGCCCTCTTCATCACGTTGCTCTTTTGCGCCTTGGCGCAAGCGCCCATCTTCCCATCGCGCCAGTTACAAGCCCAACAAGCCAAACCAACCTCCACGCCTGTTGCCGCCACCGACTTCGCCCGCCTGATCGAACGCCTGTCCGAACCTGGCGGTTATTTCGACACCGACAACCTGATCTCGAACGAAGCCTCGTTCCAGCACGTGATGGGCGCGCTGCGCAAACGCAACGTCACGGGCGGCGCGTACATTGGCGTAGGCCCCGACACCGGCTTCACCTATATCGCGCAGATTCGCCCGAAGCTGGCCTTCATGATTGATATTCGCCGCGACAATCTGTTGCAGCATCTCTGGTTCAAAGCGCTGTTCGCAATGTCGCGCAATCGGCTGGAATACCTCTGCCACATCTTCGGCAAACCCATGCCAGTGGATGTGAAAGCCTGGGACGCGAAGAGCATCGCGCAACTGCTCGAATATCTCGACAAGACGCCGAAGAAGACCGAACTGTTTGAGCAAACGCGCAACGAGATTCAAACCCGCGTCAAAGCAATGGGCCTGCCGCTCAAAGCCGATGAACTCGACAATATCAGACGCATTCACCAGGAATTTTTCAACGCCGGATTGGAGCTGCGCTTCACCAGCAAAGGGCGCGGCTCGCGTTCGTACTATCCCGACTACCGTGACTTGCTGCTGGAAAAAGACCTGACCGGCAAGCAGTGCAACTATCTCGTCAACGAAGCCGATTTCCAGTATGTCAAGTCGCTCGAAGACAAAGACCTGATCATCCCCGTCGTCGGCGACCTCGCGGGCAAAGCAGCGCTCGCCAACATCGGCAAATACATTGCTGAGAAAGGCGAAAAGGTCTCGGCCTTTTACACCTCCAACGTAGAGTTTTACCTGATGCGCGGTTACGGCAGCAGCTTCGACCAGTTCGCCGAGAACCTGCGGCAGTTGCCGCGCAACGAGCATTCGGTGTTTATCCGCAGCTACTTCAACGGCTCGATGGGTTACGACCACCCGCAAACGGTGAACGGTTATTACAGCACGCAACTGCTGCAAACGCTGGACAGCTTTGTGAAGGAGTTTGGCAGCGGCGGGTATCAGTCGTATCAAGATTTGATCAGCAAGCACTTACTAGAATTGAAATAACCTGGGTACGCATCGCTTCCAGCGTGCAGTCTCAATGGCAGACGGCTTCCTTCCGGCAGGAATACGTCTTGAGCCGAGACTGCACGCTGGAAGCGATGCGTACCCAGGGCGAGCCTTCTGAGTTCCTGTCCGGTCGCCTAGCGACTATATGGATAATCGTATGCTGAAACCGTTCACCGTTTGCTTGGGAATTATGCTCCTCTCCGCCAGTGTCGGCCTTGCCGTTCAAGAACCAACGCGCTTACCCTCCCAGCCCCAACCTGTCTCACCAGTGGTTCCGCCGTATCCGCCAATCGCGCGCGCTGCTTGTGTCCAAGGCCCGGTGGCTGTAGTCGTTGAGGTTGACCCAATGGGCAATGTTACGGCGACCGATGTCTTGTATGGCCATCCGTTATTGTGGCAAACAGCTTTGAAAGCTGCGAGCAGTTGGCAATTTGACACCGTTAGAGATGAATCAAACCGACGTCGAGAAGTGCTTCGGTTTGCTTTTCACATCTTGCCCTTTGAAATTCCCGAGAAGAAGCTGGAACCGCTGTGGTCTAGCCGCACCGATGTGGAGGTCAAAGCGCATCCCTTCGAGCCGAGTTGTGATGATTGTACTGAGAAACGCCGCCGCCAACTTCGTCGCGGGGGATGTCCTGCACAGCCTTGAGCATAGCAACCACCGGCGGCTGACCAATAGCAGCAACCGATGCAAGGCGAGCGAGTTTCTCATCGTATTTCGAGCGCTCTATGTCGCGCTCGGTTGCGCCCGGCGCTAGACCATTTATTACGCGTATGAACATCACCCAAAAACGCATCTACGACGTCTGCATCATCGGCTCCGGCGCTGCCGGTGGCTTTGCCGCCAAGGAACTGACCGCCGCCGGGGCCGACACCATCCTGCTCGAAGCCGGCAACAAGGGCCGCCTGGAAGACCTCTACATCCACGACGCGCCGTATGAATTGCCCAAGCGCGGCTTTGGGCTGTTCAAACAGGCGACGCTCTATCCCGACAACATCCGCAACGCCATCGAATTTCGCGGCGAGCGCGTTGGCATTGACCGCATCCGCACGTTGGGGGGCCGCACCTTTCATTGGAACGCCGCCAGCTTTCGCTTTTCCGCCGACGATTTCCGCGAACATTCGCTGTTCGGGATCGAAGAGGATTGGCCGCTGAGCTATGAAGAACTCGCACCGTTTTACTCTTACGTCGAACGCGAGATGCACGTCTTTGGCACCAAGGAAAACCTGCCGCACCTGCCCGATGGCAATTTCGTAGCCGAGTCGCCTGCGCTGCGCTGCTCCGAACGCTACGCGCAAACGCGGCTGGCCAAACGCGGCATCAAGCTCATCCCCACGCGCAAGGCCGTGTTGTTAAAAGGCAAGACCGGGCGCGGCGCTTGTCATTTCTGCGGTCATTGCATGGACGTGTGCGACGCCCGCGCCGTCTGGTCGAGCGACATCACGGTCATTCCCGAAGCGTTGGCGACGGGCAAGCTGACGTTGCGGATGAATGCGCTGGCGCGGCAGGTGTTGGTGGATAAGGAAGGCCGGGCCAGCGGCGTTTCGATCATTGACCGCGTGACGGGCAAGGAAGAAGAGATTCACGCGCGCGTCATCGTGCTGGCTTGCGCTTCGGTTGAATCGGCACGGCTGCTGCTCAATTCCAAATCGGATAAATTCCCCAACGGCCTCGCCAACAACAACGATGTGGTGGGCCGCTACCTGACCGGCCACATCAACTATGCCACGACGGGTTATGTGAAAGAGTTGCTCGGCAAGGATACGTTCACCGGCGATGGTGCGACCGATCACGCCTACATTCCGCGTTTCAATCATCTGCCCTCTTGGCGTGGAAGCAAGCCAAGCTACGTCGGCGGCTGGGGGATGCAACTCAACTATCACCATTGGGATTCGGTGCCGCACGCCAGGCAAGTCGCGGGCTTCGGTTCTAGCTACAAGCAGCGCGTGCGCGACTTGCAACCGGCGATGTTCCAGGTCGGCGCGTGGGGCAAGGTCGAAGCGCGCGCCAGCAATCGCGTCACGGTTGACCCAGCCAAAACCGACAAGCACGGCATCCCGATTCCGATCATTGATTTTCAGTGGAGCGAGAACGATTTGGCCTTGTTCAAAGAGATGACGGATTCGATTTTTGAAGTCTTCGCGGCCTGTGGTACCGACATGATTTTGAAAAACGACGTGAAGCCGGGCGGCTTTG includes these proteins:
- a CDS encoding dienelactone hydrolase family protein, whose product is MQIARWNMHLALLALSFCGLTATAKPLDPLKPGPHPVGVTTTVFVDHKRTDAFTKEPRTLVTEIWYPAADDARNLPKNKLSNFFPGGITPQLDGLLKLAFKKPVAELDQQYFNDAVRDARVREGKFPVIIFSHGNRGMRMQNTFWCDYLASHGYVVVSADHTGNAIVTLLNGKPILYQNNGREQSWIDRPLDMSFLLDQITLWQNGADSRFAGKLDLSKPVAAGMSFGSMTAIRVADVDARFKAVLAMSGAPEDHANLTVPSLYMLGSEDTTIKEEGNKRVRENYAKHTGPAFLLELKDGGHYSFTDVFKLDKNFGDGIGKGKRRATGEEFEFTSMETTYAVINAYSIAFLGYYVRGEQEYLPFLQQNHWPRELIWKASGVSAGQTTHAN
- a CDS encoding energy transducer TonB; its protein translation is MLKPFTVCLGIMLLSASVGLAVQEPTRLPSQPQPVSPVVPPYPPIARAACVQGPVAVVVEVDPMGNVTATDVLYGHPLLWQTALKAASSWQFDTVRDESNRRREVLRFAFHILPFEIPEKKLEPLWSSRTDVEVKAHPFEPSCDDCTEKRRRQLRRGGCPAQP
- a CDS encoding GMC family oxidoreductase, with amino-acid sequence MNITQKRIYDVCIIGSGAAGGFAAKELTAAGADTILLEAGNKGRLEDLYIHDAPYELPKRGFGLFKQATLYPDNIRNAIEFRGERVGIDRIRTLGGRTFHWNAASFRFSADDFREHSLFGIEEDWPLSYEELAPFYSYVEREMHVFGTKENLPHLPDGNFVAESPALRCSERYAQTRLAKRGIKLIPTRKAVLLKGKTGRGACHFCGHCMDVCDARAVWSSDITVIPEALATGKLTLRMNALARQVLVDKEGRASGVSIIDRVTGKEEEIHARVIVLACASVESARLLLNSKSDKFPNGLANNNDVVGRYLTGHINYATTGYVKELLGKDTFTGDGATDHAYIPRFNHLPSWRGSKPSYVGGWGMQLNYHHWDSVPHARQVAGFGSSYKQRVRDLQPAMFQVGAWGKVEARASNRVTVDPAKTDKHGIPIPIIDFQWSENDLALFKEMTDSIFEVFAACGTDMILKNDVKPGGFASHETGTVRMGKDPKTSALNSYCQAHEVKNLFVVDGGSFTTFSEKNPTLTIAALSVRASRYIAEQRKKRNL